cttcaatcctagtgtcagagttattaatgagcctccaatgtaacgactacttctttacattagtaagtagtaaccgggaccaacggctgaaagtgcccaccgaagcacggagcatcttattttcggacaatcaggtaatcacagcctgtaatgccctaaccaaactagggatcacaaagtgattttatgatatatccccaccgggattcgaatccgggacctccggatcgtaagcccaacgctcaaccacagacACCGTTATGGCATAAGTAACTACTCAGAACTGTTCAGAAATATGTGACAAACTTTGATTGTCTTATGAAAGTTATTGGTAATAATTATTAGGGCTGTATCACCCCCTGAATCAAAAGGAAAATCGAAGGTAATTTTTGCGTATTTGTAGCTCCATTATTTGTTTGTTGCGTATTACAGCTTGCCTACgaaccaataatattttttaagttcatttagttttgaaagaatacaattttatattatcAATCAACAATATGCCATACAAGAACTTAACATACTTACCTAGATAACTCAAATTCGAACAGGAAAATGGAGAGGAACAATATTTGTCAAGATTGTAATGAAACACTGAAAGCTTTTATGCAAATTCCAACAAAATTGAACAGATCGTTCCAGAAGATTGTCCTAAATGAAAAAATCTTCCTCCTCAAATCACATTTCTCCGACCtacattattaaattacttaagttACATGCCTAAGGATACAAGAAGACGGGAATTTCGTATTTACTCATATGATTTGTTAGTAACCTCCAACACGCCCTCTTAAACTTATTACACACAACATAGAAAACCCACCAACTAATTAACAAGAAAACAATCAcgtgttaggttttctgtaattttgtgcgaatttgtgttgccttcatatggcaacactaggagaaagggtataaaaaggcgcgtttgtctttcattggggcttttttgattcgagcacgcatcgaaggcagacgtaccattttgaacacgtgtacacttgtgtttgagcacgcgtgcgttttggaaatttagagtaagtaaccaatatacttattatttattatttcaatggttgttttatttatagagcatgtacctgaggcagctttatgtatatccaggtatccgtatgttagttaatgatcatgttaccgtggtcatactacatttcagaagtgggatcgtatccatatgtgttaatcaggatacaccgtttttgagatattttactttggaaatatatctgtataaatatatacatatagggttatctgaagaatatttacatgttccaatgttttcgagttccagattatgcctcttgaagacgagatcgttccacgaagacgactgacgagccgagacgagccgagacgagccgagccgagccgagccgagccgagccgagccgagccgagccgagccgagccgagccgagccgagccgagacgagccgagacgagccgagacgagccgagacgagccgagccgagccgagacgagccgagacgagccgagatgagccgagacgagccgagacgagccgagccgagccgagacgagccgagacgagccgaaacgagccgagacgagccgagccgagccgagccgagccgagccgagccgagccgagccggtacaagccgggagcgcagccggagagagagccgggagtgcagccggagagagacgtcgcttcacgcgtcggcacaacgagcgacacagccaacgacgtcgcggcgaagggcaggaggtgcgacgttcgtcggcagctaagggaatagaaaggtcagatagccctacattttcatctaaagatgttcttaatattgttgaatcattagttaacttaagatcttaacctaatccgacagcagtcgccacatcacatccttccagtagtattatgaaccatgttacccgaatttggaccctcatcgaaaagtcaaaagattgatacttggttaaagaaagttaatgagtgtgccactgtttacggatgggatgagaacaaccgttatccacttcgcaatgcagaaactgcaggagttggccagagtttggtatgaaagcttcaattctattttgtacagctgggcagaatggcagcaaaagtggttagacgcatttccttttgaacatgattatggccaatccctggaggatacgcttaggcgaaagagtaggtttggtgaaccgctagaggtttattattatgaagaattagccatcgtgaaccggtgtgacatcgaagggaaacgagccgtggactgcattatccacggattaagtgacaagacaattagatccagcgataagcgttacgatgtacgcagcctgatcaactccattttctgatgagtaataaggagaaccaaccgccgcccgatcgctttcattttaataaaacaaagtagtcgactgaatccacagcgggaagtaataatgacaatagggataaatcagttaagacttcaaaaaaaaattcaagttacaaattattttgttttaactgtagggaaaaaggttagccgtatcttaaatgccccaaacctctggtccaatgtacaggatgtcgtaggttcggtcataaaatggaaacttgcagagtcccttttttttttaaaaccgtgataatctaggtaacattcctaaaatcatgcgcatacttacctctaagtcgggctcaaaatatttcaatacagttagggtaaatgacacctctatgatatcgtttatagatttcggtagcgaagtttcgctcataaaacaaacaacgacactgattttggggtagacttgtgatcaacccccgactccactaaaagttttggtagtgattttattttgtccatgggcaggacacaggttaatttatgcgtcgacggtgttagtgcggatgttttgtgtcacgtggttgacagtaatctgctcaattgtccgatattagtaggacagtccttcaccgaacagaagcaggtgctggtattcaagaatgccaacgaattgaggttttattatgatgatgaattcccttttgctaacggtggtagtggtgatactgcgagtgtaaaggtcgtctccgcttcatgcgcaagattgagtggagaggcgattatcagagctcgtactgatgttgtgattaattgatatgttaggcttagcggaagagtcgtggggaagccaaaccgagaattcacgatagccggcgggttatacaaagtagaggaaggtcagctctttgttcatattaccccattgtcagcttttgttatattgataaaggtgatattataggtagatgaaatagagttcagattgtcaatcatatttgtacatcacccacagacctcgttggcgagcatttaggtatagaacctaaagatgttaactttagcaaaaacgcttgaagagccacataaacgacgtctattttaacattttgaacgaatacaagcattgcttcgcgcaatcattagaggagttgggatgtacaaatatgactgaaatgaaaattgaattgaatattgagcgtcctgtggtttaccggccttacatattgtcgcacaaggaacgacaacaagtaagagaaatggttggtgagatgatgaatgcggggattgtacgagaaattgtatcggaatatgcgagtccaattatgttggttcgtaagaaggacggtaaacaaaggctctgtgttattgattataggtttctgaattcaatgacagttaagataaggtacctgatggcagtgattgaagacgagattgctcgattagtggggcaggcctactttataactttggatctggcaactggatactaccaggtgcctattgcagaagaatcgaaacccttaacttcctttatcaccccagacgaccaatatgaatttaatcgtatgccgtttgggttggctaacgaaccagctgtatttcaaaggctgatgaataaggtattggtttccgctaggttctcagaagctactgcttacatcgatgacgtattaacttacgaaaaggatgtagaagagtgtttggataggtaagaaagggctttacagttgatagaaaaggcaagcctaactctgaatttggcaaaatgtaatttcttacagcagaattattaactatttgggttatgatattagcgctgctggggtgcggccggctgacaaaaagacacagtcagtgtttgatgttcctcgtcccaccagtccacattccgtccgccaatttctgggactagtaggatattttcggaaaatttataaggaattacgcgtctttatcacatccgttgaataagttgctcaagaaggatgtggaatggtgttggactgaggaacaagaagccgcatttgttgatctcaagagtagtctgatagataggccaatcttagccatttacgacccgaccgccgaaacacagttgcacactgacgccagtgaagtgggcgtcagtggaatattgatgcagcgacgtaatggaaacgacacctaccatcccgtagcgtactatagtcgccagacatctccagaagagaaaaggtttataaacttgagactcttgctatagtaagttcgctcaaaagtttcgggtttatcttctgggtcagaatttcaaaatcatgaccgattgtagtgcgttgcgctccatgctttccaaacgtgatttggttagacgtattgcccgctggtggctgtttttgctttttgaatatcgtgctggcacgaaaatgtcgcacgtggaccttctatttcggaacccaattgaggatcttagttcaatggaaattgacgctggtctttacccgacggttatgtcaatcaatgagggggacagattgtagactcttcaattaggtgatagtgaactgggtcgcattcgggaatttcttaccactgatattgatgcagatgggttaaagtacataacagaaaactaattcaaatgagggcctattccacgtaaacgaaaagtcgaggtgccttttcacaccctgtacatcaatcaccttggacctttttgtgcgatcaaagagaggaaaactcttacctattggtagtcgtagatgcctttacgaaatctaaatttatcaggccagtcagaaataccaaaaacagttacaacaacgcgagaattagaagatattttctatacattcagaaacccagatcgaatgATTAGCGACCGCAGTACTtgcttcacatcgtacgtgttcaaacgttttgctcggataaaggtattagacacgtgttgaacgcagttgcaagtcctaggtccaatggacaagtagagcagtgtaatcgcacgatgttagggtcgtaactgcgcaaaatcgtaattttgacaagaacgtctgggatgacaagataggtagagtccaatggggcatgaacaacacccgtcggaagacaaccggacggactgaggtaatgtttggactttagatggatgcggaaattaatcctatgttgaacgaaatagtatgcgaaacgcaaaattatactttattgtcagttcgggaatcccttaaagatgtaaaaattgacgattcaaagtgtaacaatgttacctactgaataaacatatttttgagtttgaatttgttgggattgatgactacttcatttaacaaatcgaatgtcaccctggattcacg
This sequence is a window from Pectinophora gossypiella chromosome 14, ilPecGoss1.1, whole genome shotgun sequence. Protein-coding genes within it:
- the LOC126372657 gene encoding transmembrane protease serine 13-like, yielding MPLEDEIVPRRRLTSRDEPRRAEPSRAEPSRAEPSRAEPSRAEPRRAETSRDEPRRAEPSRDEPRRAEMSRDEPRRAEPSRDEPRRAETSRDEPSRAEPSRAEPSRAGTSRERSRRESRECSRRETSLHASAQRATQPTTSRRRAGGATFVGRG